Genomic window (Spirosoma sp. KCTC 42546):
TTCGAATCGAGAAGTATAACTGTTCGAACACTGACAAAAAGTGTAAGTAGGGCAAAAATGCCGAAGATGAATCGATACGGTGAGTTTAGGGATTCTCTACGTTAAGGCTTTGCACAAATTCGCCCATTGTCCTGCAATCACCAAGTGATTTTAGATAACGCAATAAGGCTTCAACCCGGTCAAGCAGTTCATCGCGTGAGTGTCGGCGAACATACGTTGGTATTTTCTCATAGCCCGACAAGTCCGTAAATTCCCAGGGGTGAACATATAAATTCAAAAAACCATCGGCCTCCAGCGTTTGCCGACAGAGTAGTTTGTAATAAGCAAACGGGAAATTTTTTAGACTCAACCAAAATAAAGGCAATCGTAATCGGGGCGTAACTGACGCTGGAATTTGCCAGACGCCTACCTCTTTGAATGGGTGCCGGGGCTCCCCCCAGTGATTATAACGTCCCGGAATCCAGGTCGGGTGCAATGACGAATTATATTGATAACCAGCCTGCTGCACATCATTCGGATCAACAAAACCCATGCGCGCCCGCCGGAAACCCGTTACAGGCTGTTTCAATAACTCTTCAAGAGCCAACCGAGATTTGAGCAAATCGGCAGGTTCGAAGGTCGTATGAAAATAGCCGTGCGACGCGATTTCGTGTTTTTGAGCTAAACTCCGAATTAATTCCGTCTCGTGAAGCGCATAATTAGCCGTTGTAAACAAAGTAGTTCGCGCGCCTACGGCATCGAACCGTTGCGCCAAAAGACGCAAGCCACGGGTTGATACAGCGAGTTGTTCACTCAGTGGAATGTTGTGACCAAACTCAACAGCCGTATCAAACTCTTCTATATCAACGGTGAATAAAATACTACGTCCTCCTCGGTTGGGGATTGCCATGTTGTTACAGTCTCCTCGATCTCGCTCGTATCACCGATGATATAGGCCGGGCGCCCTTTCACTTCAACGAACGTTTTGCCTAAATATACGCCGATAATGCCAATCATAATGAACTGAACGCCCCCAATCAGCACCAGAAGCAGTACTAGCGTTGTCCAACCCGATACAGTGGCATCTGTAAAAAAGTGCTCATATAAGGTTTCTGCACCAAACAGGGTAGCAAATAGGAACATCCCAAAACCGAGCAATACCGACAAATATAGAGGACGTGTCGAAAACGACGTAATACCCATTGCTGCCAGTTGCAGCATTTTTCGGAACGAATATTTAGATCGGCCTGCGTACCGGGCCGCAGGTTCGTACAGAACCCGGCACTGCCGAAATCCAACCCACGAAATAGCGCCCCTCAGGAACAGATCGTTTTCCTTAAATTGCTTAATTGTATTGACCACTTTCCGATCAAGCAATCGGAAATCGGCAGCACCGTCTTCGATCTGTAGATTCGAAGCATTACGCAGGATTTTATAGAAGTATTTCGAGGTTGTCCGCTTAAACCAGGATAGTTTAGGATCGGGCTGCCGAACAGTATACACCACTTCGTAACCTTCGCGCCACTTATTAACTAGCGTTGGAATCAACTCGGGGGGGTGTTGCAGATCAGCATCAAGGCAAATTACAGCTTCGCCACGGGCATTGTCATAACCAGCTCGTAAGGCCATCTGGTGACCAAAATTCCGGGAAAACGAAATGAAACGAACCACCGGATACGCTTGACTTAATTGCCGTAGTACATAACGGGTTTGATCGGAACTACCGTCATCAACAATCAGAATTTCGTAAGAATCGTATTGTTCCATAACAGCCATGAGCCGATGAACCAATACAGGTAAATTCTCTTCCTCGTTAAAAGCCGGTACAACCAAACTGATCATACCTGAATGAAATTTCATAGTTTATTGATTTGTCAAGACCGTTACGAGCGGGTTCCTTTAAAACTGGGTATAAATATAAGTATATCTACTTACCAATTCAAAATTATTAACGATATATGATAGGATAAAGATTCTATACTATAAATGCATTATCTGTTCGTAGGCGATGTAATAAAAGTAGAGGATTGAAACTGATACAGATAGCGGCAAAAACAGCCCATTTCCTCAGTACC
Coding sequences:
- a CDS encoding glycosyltransferase family 2 protein; translation: MKFHSGMISLVVPAFNEEENLPVLVHRLMAVMEQYDSYEILIVDDGSSDQTRYVLRQLSQAYPVVRFISFSRNFGHQMALRAGYDNARGEAVICLDADLQHPPELIPTLVNKWREGYEVVYTVRQPDPKLSWFKRTTSKYFYKILRNASNLQIEDGAADFRLLDRKVVNTIKQFKENDLFLRGAISWVGFRQCRVLYEPAARYAGRSKYSFRKMLQLAAMGITSFSTRPLYLSVLLGFGMFLFATLFGAETLYEHFFTDATVSGWTTLVLLLVLIGGVQFIMIGIIGVYLGKTFVEVKGRPAYIIGDTSEIEETVTTWQSPTEEDVVFYSPLI
- a CDS encoding DUF3473 domain-containing protein; the protein is MAIPNRGGRSILFTVDIEEFDTAVEFGHNIPLSEQLAVSTRGLRLLAQRFDAVGARTTLFTTANYALHETELIRSLAQKHEIASHGYFHTTFEPADLLKSRLALEELLKQPVTGFRRARMGFVDPNDVQQAGYQYNSSLHPTWIPGRYNHWGEPRHPFKEVGVWQIPASVTPRLRLPLFWLSLKNFPFAYYKLLCRQTLEADGFLNLYVHPWEFTDLSGYEKIPTYVRRHSRDELLDRVEALLRYLKSLGDCRTMGEFVQSLNVENP